The following coding sequences lie in one Pseudomonas sp. B33.4 genomic window:
- the nhaA gene encoding Na+/H+ antiporter NhaA: MPLRSTFTRFFQLEAASGLLLIAAAILALIINNSPLSWLYTGLLDTPVVAQIGALKIAKPLLLWINDGLMAMFFLLIGLEVKREVLDGQLSKPSQIVLPGAAAIGGMLVPALIYWFLNRDNPAALDGWAIPTATDIAFALGVLALLGKRVPVSLKLFLMTLAIIDDLGAIVIIAIFYSGELSTLSLGLAAACIATLVAMNRLGVVKLGPYMIIGLILWVCVLKSGVHATLAGVTLAFCIPLRTKNAEPSPLLTLEHALHPWVAYGILPLFAFANAGLSLSGVTVESFTHHVPMGIAVGLLLGKTVGVFGLTWLAVKTGIAALPQGANWGQVLGVAILCGIGFTMSLFVGSLAFEPGVSDYAGMDRMGILTGSILAALIGYAVTAAASRRSTLQNV; encoded by the coding sequence TTGCCTCTGCGTAGCACTTTCACGCGTTTCTTTCAGTTGGAAGCTGCCAGCGGTCTGTTATTGATCGCCGCAGCCATCCTGGCCCTGATTATCAACAACTCGCCACTGTCGTGGCTGTATACCGGCCTGCTCGACACCCCGGTGGTGGCGCAGATCGGTGCGTTGAAAATCGCTAAACCCCTGCTGCTGTGGATCAACGACGGTCTGATGGCGATGTTCTTCCTGCTTATCGGCCTGGAAGTGAAACGCGAAGTCCTCGACGGCCAGCTGTCGAAACCGTCGCAGATCGTCCTGCCCGGTGCAGCCGCGATCGGCGGCATGCTGGTGCCGGCGCTGATCTACTGGTTCCTCAATCGCGACAACCCGGCAGCCCTCGACGGCTGGGCGATCCCGACTGCCACCGACATCGCCTTCGCCCTCGGCGTGCTGGCCCTGCTCGGCAAGCGCGTACCTGTGTCGCTGAAGCTGTTCCTGATGACCCTGGCGATCATCGATGACCTCGGCGCCATCGTAATAATCGCGATCTTCTACTCCGGCGAACTGTCGACCCTGTCGCTGGGCCTGGCGGCCGCGTGCATTGCAACGCTGGTGGCGATGAACCGGCTCGGGGTGGTCAAACTCGGGCCGTACATGATCATCGGTTTGATTCTTTGGGTCTGTGTACTCAAGAGCGGTGTCCACGCCACGCTGGCGGGCGTAACCCTGGCCTTCTGCATTCCATTGCGCACGAAAAACGCCGAGCCGTCGCCACTGCTGACCCTCGAACATGCGCTGCACCCGTGGGTGGCCTACGGCATTCTGCCGCTGTTCGCCTTCGCCAACGCCGGTCTGTCGCTGAGCGGTGTCACCGTGGAAAGCTTCACTCACCACGTGCCAATGGGCATTGCGGTTGGCCTGCTGCTGGGCAAGACCGTCGGCGTGTTCGGTCTGACCTGGCTCGCGGTCAAAACCGGCATCGCCGCCCTGCCCCAAGGCGCCAACTGGGGCCAGGTACTGGGCGTGGCAATCCTGTGCGGGATCGGCTTCACTATGAGCCTGTTTGTCGGCTCGCTGGCGTTTGAACCGGGTGTGAGTGATTACGCTGGCATGGACCGGATGGGGATTTTGACCGGGTCGATTCTGGCAGCGCTGATTGGTTATGCGGTGACGGCGGCGGCGAGTCGCCGGAGCACTCTGCAAAACGTCTGA
- a CDS encoding PLP-dependent cysteine synthase family protein: MSDNRQWAREAIRIIEADFQRSADTHLIPLPLPGFAGIELYLKDESSHPTGSLKHRLARSLFLYALCNGWLKPGAPVIEASSGSTAISEAYFARMLGLPFIAVMPATTSKEKIAQIAFYGGQSHLVKDPTQIYAESERLAREHGGHFIDQFTYAERATDWRANNNIAESIFQQMRYEKHPEPSWLISSPGTGGTTATLGRYVRYRQHCTRVLCADAERSVFFDYYQTGDADLRLDCGSRIEGIGRPRVEASFLPKVIDAMVKVPDALSLAAMHYLAQRLGRHVGGSSGTNLIGALMAAQQMKAAGETGSIVAILCDGGERYADTYYDQDWLKAQGYELAGLIEAVAASAERGEELPTSVLRANI; this comes from the coding sequence ATGAGCGACAACCGACAGTGGGCCCGCGAAGCGATCCGCATCATCGAAGCGGATTTTCAGCGCAGCGCCGACACCCACCTGATCCCTTTGCCGCTGCCGGGTTTTGCGGGCATCGAGTTGTATTTAAAGGATGAATCCAGCCATCCGACCGGCAGCCTCAAGCATCGTCTGGCTCGTTCGCTGTTTCTCTACGCGTTGTGTAATGGCTGGCTGAAACCCGGCGCGCCGGTGATCGAGGCGTCCAGCGGTTCGACGGCGATTTCCGAAGCGTACTTCGCGCGGATGCTCGGTCTGCCGTTTATTGCGGTGATGCCCGCGACCACGTCCAAAGAGAAGATCGCCCAGATCGCGTTCTACGGTGGCCAAAGTCATCTGGTGAAAGATCCCACGCAGATCTACGCCGAATCCGAGCGTCTGGCCCGCGAGCATGGCGGCCACTTCATCGACCAGTTCACCTACGCCGAGCGCGCGACCGACTGGCGGGCGAACAACAACATTGCTGAATCGATCTTCCAGCAGATGCGCTACGAGAAACATCCGGAACCGAGCTGGCTGATTTCCAGCCCCGGTACCGGCGGCACCACCGCGACCCTGGGTCGTTACGTGCGCTATCGCCAGCATTGCACACGCGTGTTGTGCGCCGACGCCGAACGTTCGGTGTTCTTCGATTACTACCAGACCGGCGACGCCGATTTGCGCCTGGATTGCGGTTCGCGCATTGAAGGCATTGGCCGGCCGCGGGTCGAAGCGTCGTTCCTGCCCAAGGTGATCGATGCGATGGTGAAAGTGCCGGATGCCTTGTCGCTGGCGGCCATGCATTATCTGGCGCAACGTCTGGGACGGCATGTTGGTGGCTCGAGCGGGACCAATCTGATTGGTGCGCTGATGGCGGCACAGCAGATGAAAGCGGCGGGGGAGACGGGGTCGATCGTGGCGATTCTGTGTGATGGCGGCGAGCGGTATGCCGACACCTATTACGATCAGGATTGGCTAAAGGCGCAGGGGTATGAGTTGGCCGGGTTGATCGAGGCGGTGGCGGCGAGTGCCGAGCGCGGTGAGGAGCTGCCGACTTCAGTGCTACGCGCGAATATCTGA
- a CDS encoding NAD(P)/FAD-dependent oxidoreductase: protein MLRITELKLPIDHPEEDLRPAIVQRLGIASDDLLDFTLFKRSYDARKKSSELCFIYTIDLSVRDEAKVLGKFADDRNVNVAPDVSYKFVGQAPSDLNQRPIVVGFGPCGIFAGLLLAQMGFKPIVLERGTEVRQRTKDTWGLWRKSVLNPESNVQFGEGGAGTFSDGKLYSQIKDPKFLGRKVLHEFVKAGAPEEILYVSKPHIGTFRLTGMVENMREQIRELGGEVRFQERVTDVLIEDGQLVGVELASGETLHSKHVVLALGHSARDTFRMLHSRGVFMEAKPFSVGFRIEHPQSLIDRARLGKYAGHPKLGAADYKLVHHAKNGRSVYSFCMCPGGTVVAATSEPNRVVTNGMSQYSRNERNANSGIVVGITPEVDYPGGPLAGIELQERLESHAFILGGSDYKAPAQLVGDFINDIPSTELGEVEPSYKPGVALGDLALALPDFAIEAIREALPAFEKQIRGYSLHDAVLTGIETRTSSPLRITRNETLQSMNVKGLFPAGEGAGYAGGILSAGVDGIRIAEAVARDILGLTD, encoded by the coding sequence ATGTTACGAATCACTGAACTCAAGCTGCCAATCGACCATCCCGAAGAAGACCTGCGCCCTGCCATCGTGCAGCGCCTGGGCATCGCCAGCGATGACTTGCTCGATTTCACCTTGTTCAAGCGCAGCTACGACGCGCGCAAAAAGTCCTCCGAACTGTGCTTCATCTACACCATCGACCTCAGCGTGCGCGACGAGGCCAAGGTGTTGGGCAAGTTCGCCGACGACCGTAACGTCAACGTGGCACCGGATGTCAGCTACAAATTTGTTGGCCAGGCGCCAAGCGACCTGAACCAGCGTCCGATCGTCGTCGGTTTTGGCCCGTGCGGGATCTTCGCCGGCCTGCTGCTGGCGCAAATGGGCTTCAAACCGATCGTTCTCGAACGCGGCACCGAAGTTCGCCAGCGCACCAAAGACACCTGGGGCCTGTGGCGTAAAAGCGTGCTCAACCCGGAATCCAACGTGCAGTTTGGCGAAGGCGGTGCGGGGACGTTCTCCGACGGCAAGCTGTACAGCCAGATCAAGGACCCGAAGTTCCTCGGCCGCAAAGTCCTGCACGAGTTCGTCAAGGCCGGCGCACCGGAAGAAATCCTCTACGTCAGCAAGCCGCACATCGGTACGTTCCGTCTGACCGGCATGGTTGAAAACATGCGCGAGCAGATCCGCGAACTGGGCGGCGAAGTGCGCTTCCAGGAACGCGTCACTGATGTGCTGATCGAAGACGGCCAACTGGTCGGCGTCGAACTGGCCAGCGGCGAAACCCTGCATTCGAAACACGTGGTTCTGGCCCTCGGCCACAGCGCCCGCGACACTTTCCGCATGCTCCACAGCCGCGGCGTGTTCATGGAAGCCAAACCGTTCTCGGTGGGTTTCCGCATCGAACACCCGCAATCGCTGATCGACCGTGCGCGTCTGGGCAAGTACGCCGGCCACCCGAAACTCGGCGCTGCCGACTACAAACTGGTGCACCACGCCAAGAACGGCCGTTCGGTCTACAGCTTCTGCATGTGCCCGGGCGGCACCGTGGTCGCGGCAACGTCCGAGCCGAACCGCGTGGTCACCAACGGCATGAGCCAGTATTCGCGTAACGAGCGCAACGCCAACTCCGGCATTGTTGTCGGCATCACCCCGGAAGTCGATTATCCGGGCGGCCCACTGGCCGGGATCGAGTTGCAAGAGCGCCTGGAATCCCACGCCTTCATCCTTGGCGGCAGCGATTACAAAGCGCCGGCACAACTGGTTGGCGACTTCATCAACGACATCCCTTCAACCGAACTGGGCGAAGTCGAGCCATCGTACAAACCGGGTGTGGCGCTGGGTGATCTGGCCTTGGCCTTGCCGGATTTTGCCATTGAGGCGATCCGTGAAGCCTTGCCGGCGTTCGAGAAGCAGATTCGCGGGTATTCGCTGCACGATGCGGTGTTGACCGGGATCGAGACGCGTACTTCGTCGCCTCTGCGCATTACCCGAAATGAAACGCTGCAGAGCATGAACGTCAAGGGCTTGTTCCCGGCCGGTGAAGGCGCGGGTTATGCGGGCGGGATTCTGTCGGCGGGTGTCGACGGGATTCGCATCGCAGAAGCTGTGGCACGCGACATCCTAGGCCTGACTGATTGA
- a CDS encoding short chain dehydrogenase yields MKILLIGAGGTIGSAVDKELSQRHEVIRIGRKSGDFKVDISDSASIRKLFEQTGKFDALVCAAGNVTFAPLGEMNEDSFALGLKDKLMGQVNLLLIGREFANDGASFTFTTGVLSHDPIRSGASAALVNGALDSFVRAAAIELPRGLRVNSISPTVLLEAMGSYAPYFRGYKPVPAADVALAYAKSVEGLQTGQTFHVG; encoded by the coding sequence ATGAAAATTCTGTTGATAGGCGCTGGTGGCACCATCGGTTCGGCCGTGGACAAAGAACTGTCGCAACGCCACGAAGTCATTCGTATCGGTCGCAAAAGCGGCGATTTCAAGGTCGATATCAGTGACAGCGCATCGATCCGCAAACTGTTCGAACAGACCGGCAAGTTCGATGCACTGGTGTGCGCGGCGGGCAACGTGACCTTCGCCCCGCTTGGTGAGATGAATGAAGACAGCTTCGCCCTCGGTCTCAAAGACAAACTGATGGGCCAGGTCAATCTACTGCTGATCGGCCGCGAATTCGCCAACGATGGCGCTTCGTTCACCTTCACCACTGGCGTGCTCAGCCACGATCCGATCCGCAGCGGCGCATCCGCAGCGCTGGTCAACGGCGCCCTCGACAGCTTCGTCCGCGCCGCCGCCATCGAGTTGCCGCGCGGCTTGCGCGTGAACTCGATCAGCCCGACTGTGCTCCTCGAAGCCATGGGCAGCTACGCCCCGTATTTCCGTGGTTACAAACCGGTTCCTGCAGCGGATGTGGCATTGGCCTACGCGAAAAGTGTCGAAGGCTTGCAGACAGGTCAGACATTTCACGTGGGCTAA
- a CDS encoding LysR family transcriptional regulator has product MSEMDDLAAFAVLIEAGSFTLAAQQLGCSKGQLSKRISQLEAQFSVVLLQRTTRRLSLTAAGAALLPQAQALVVQVEKARQALARLKDDMAGPVRMTVPVSLGETFFDGLLLEFSQKYPEVQIELELNNSYRDLSRDGFDLAIRSEVANDQRLVAKPLLAWQEMTCASPAYLERFGEPLTPQALAEHRCLLNSHYSGREEWLYHQQHELLRVRVSGPFASNHYNLLKKAALSGAGIARLPSYLLQAELADGRLRWLLRDFQTRRMPMYLVHPYQGGLPKRTQVLADYLIGWFKRSGEALDRLQR; this is encoded by the coding sequence ATGAGTGAAATGGATGATCTGGCGGCGTTCGCCGTGCTGATTGAAGCCGGCAGTTTCACCTTGGCGGCGCAGCAATTGGGCTGCAGTAAGGGGCAGTTGTCCAAGCGCATCAGCCAACTCGAAGCGCAGTTTTCCGTGGTGTTGCTGCAACGCACCACTCGACGCCTGAGCCTGACGGCGGCGGGCGCTGCGTTATTGCCGCAGGCGCAGGCGCTTGTAGTCCAGGTCGAAAAAGCGCGTCAGGCATTGGCGCGATTGAAGGACGACATGGCCGGGCCCGTGCGTATGACGGTTCCGGTATCGCTGGGGGAAACCTTCTTCGATGGCTTGTTGCTGGAGTTCTCGCAGAAGTATCCCGAGGTGCAGATCGAACTGGAGCTGAACAACAGTTATCGCGATCTGTCCCGGGACGGCTTTGATCTGGCGATCCGCAGCGAGGTGGCCAATGACCAGCGACTGGTGGCCAAACCGTTGCTGGCCTGGCAGGAAATGACCTGCGCCAGCCCGGCTTATCTCGAGCGTTTCGGTGAACCGCTGACACCGCAAGCACTGGCCGAACATCGCTGTTTGCTCAACAGCCATTACAGCGGGCGCGAGGAATGGCTGTATCACCAGCAGCATGAATTGCTGCGGGTTCGCGTGTCAGGACCGTTTGCCAGCAACCATTACAACCTGCTCAAGAAAGCCGCGCTCAGCGGCGCTGGTATCGCGCGATTGCCCTCCTATTTACTGCAAGCGGAATTGGCTGACGGCCGATTGCGCTGGCTCCTGCGCGATTTTCAGACCCGGCGCATGCCGATGTACCTGGTGCATCCGTATCAGGGCGGCTTGCCGAAACGCACGCAGGTGCTGGCGGACTATTTGATCGGCTGGTTCAAGCGCAGTGGCGAAGCGCTGGACCGCCTCCAGCGCTGA
- a CDS encoding DoxX family protein — protein sequence MKTLITRAIALLEKIPHSLIAFIARFSIAAVFWKSGQTKVEGLAIDLIDGTFQLGWPRLADSTIPLFKSEYHVPLLSPEIAAHMAAFAEHFFPLLILIGFATRFSALALLGMTLTIQFFVYPDAYPTHGTWAAVLLYLMTTGPGKLSIDHLIARRFAK from the coding sequence ATGAAAACGCTCATCACCCGCGCCATCGCGCTGCTGGAAAAAATCCCTCACAGTCTGATCGCATTCATTGCACGTTTCTCGATCGCCGCGGTTTTCTGGAAGTCCGGGCAGACCAAGGTTGAAGGCCTGGCCATCGACCTGATCGACGGCACCTTTCAACTCGGCTGGCCACGGCTGGCCGACTCGACCATCCCGTTGTTCAAGAGCGAATACCACGTACCGCTGCTGTCGCCAGAGATTGCCGCGCACATGGCGGCGTTCGCCGAACACTTTTTTCCACTGCTGATCCTGATCGGCTTCGCTACGCGGTTTTCGGCGCTGGCGTTGTTGGGCATGACCCTGACCATTCAGTTTTTTGTCTATCCGGATGCTTATCCAACCCACGGCACCTGGGCGGCGGTGTTGCTGTACTTGATGACGACGGGGCCGGGCAAGTTGTCGATTGATCATTTGATTGCCCGCCGCTTCGCAAAATAA
- a CDS encoding DNA-binding domain-containing protein produces MSTQRAFAAALIDTRLPCPEGLCSANGADPASRFAVYRNNVQGSLINALGDSYPVVAQLVGDEFFRAMAAVFVQQEPPQSPLMSCYGEAFADFIAAFEPAGSVPYLADVARLEHLRTLAYHAADALPVRPEEITAALTDAQTLSELRLDLHPSLHLLDSAFAVVAIWGAHQHDSTLEGIDVNQRQHAMVLRNGLDVEVFALDPGASRFIRNLIDGQPLLAAAENSPEFDLTQTLGLLIARNAITHLSNKELP; encoded by the coding sequence ATGAGCACTCAACGCGCTTTCGCTGCAGCGCTCATCGACACGCGGCTGCCTTGCCCCGAAGGCCTGTGCAGTGCCAACGGCGCTGATCCGGCGAGCCGTTTCGCGGTGTATCGCAATAACGTGCAAGGTTCGCTGATCAATGCGTTGGGCGACAGCTATCCGGTGGTTGCGCAATTGGTGGGCGACGAATTTTTCCGTGCCATGGCGGCCGTTTTCGTACAGCAGGAACCGCCGCAAAGTCCGTTGATGAGTTGCTACGGCGAAGCGTTCGCGGACTTCATTGCAGCGTTTGAACCAGCCGGTAGCGTGCCTTATCTGGCAGACGTGGCACGCCTTGAGCACCTGCGCACCCTCGCCTATCACGCAGCCGACGCCCTGCCCGTCCGGCCAGAAGAAATCACAGCAGCGCTGACTGATGCGCAAACGCTGAGTGAACTGCGCCTTGACCTTCATCCCTCCCTGCACCTGCTCGACTCAGCCTTTGCCGTGGTTGCGATCTGGGGCGCACATCAGCACGACTCGACGCTGGAGGGAATCGACGTCAACCAAAGGCAACACGCCATGGTGTTGCGCAATGGCCTGGACGTCGAAGTGTTTGCCCTCGACCCCGGTGCCAGCAGGTTTATCCGCAACCTGATCGATGGCCAGCCACTGCTGGCAGCGGCTGAAAACAGCCCTGAGTTCGATCTCACGCAAACCCTCGGCTTGCTGATCGCGCGCAACGCCATTACCCACTTGAGTAACAAGGAACTGCCATGA
- a CDS encoding DUF692 domain-containing protein codes for MLTINDHAQSRTQAARTGLPPRAGLGLKTGHFREVLGSSPDIGFFEVHAENYMVDGGPFHHFLGLIREQYPLSLHGVGLSIGAEGPLDKPHLQRLAELIRRYQPQSFSEHLAWSSHGPMFLNDLLPLAYDTATLIRVCEHIDLVQSTLQRPMLLENPATYLAFERSTIDEAEFIAEVIRRSGCGLLLDINNVYVSCVNHQRDPLAYLDALPLHRVGEIHLAGFAEDCDSLGDRLLIDDHGAPIDQAVWALYRQVLQRVGPVATLIERDNQVPAFEVLLAEAQQADALLLDAGART; via the coding sequence ATGCTCACTATCAATGACCATGCCCAATCCCGCACTCAGGCAGCCCGCACCGGGCTCCCGCCCCGTGCCGGACTGGGGCTCAAGACCGGGCACTTTCGTGAAGTGCTCGGTTCATCACCGGACATCGGCTTCTTCGAAGTCCACGCCGAAAACTACATGGTCGACGGCGGTCCGTTTCATCATTTTCTCGGTTTGATCCGCGAGCAGTATCCGCTGTCGCTGCACGGTGTCGGCTTGTCCATCGGTGCCGAAGGACCTCTGGATAAACCACATCTTCAGCGTCTTGCCGAACTGATTCGACGCTATCAACCGCAATCCTTTTCCGAACATCTGGCCTGGTCGAGCCATGGCCCGATGTTTCTCAATGACCTGCTGCCGCTGGCCTATGACACGGCGACGCTGATCCGCGTCTGCGAACATATCGATCTGGTACAGAGCACGCTTCAACGGCCGATGCTGCTGGAGAATCCTGCGACTTATCTGGCGTTCGAGCGTTCGACGATCGATGAGGCGGAGTTCATCGCCGAGGTCATCCGCCGCAGCGGTTGTGGTCTGTTGCTGGACATCAACAATGTCTACGTTTCCTGCGTGAACCATCAGCGTGATCCGCTGGCCTATCTCGATGCCCTGCCCTTGCACAGGGTTGGCGAGATTCATCTGGCCGGGTTTGCCGAAGATTGCGACAGCCTCGGCGACCGTTTGCTGATCGATGATCACGGCGCGCCGATCGATCAAGCCGTCTGGGCTTTGTACCGGCAAGTGCTGCAGCGTGTTGGCCCGGTAGCAACGTTGATCGAACGCGACAATCAAGTGCCAGCATTCGAGGTGCTACTGGCGGAAGCTCAGCAAGCTGATGCGCTTTTGCTGGATGCCGGAGCACGCACATGA
- a CDS encoding DUF2282 domain-containing protein — translation MTATTRTLSATALVLALGSALSMTAVSTVHAADADMEKCFGVAMKGKNDCAAGAGTTCAGTAKMDYQANAWKLVPKGTCATTESKTSPTGFGQMDAFKAKS, via the coding sequence ATGACTGCTACCACTCGCACCCTGTCCGCCACTGCCTTGGTTCTGGCCCTCGGTTCTGCCCTGAGCATGACCGCTGTATCGACCGTCCACGCTGCTGACGCCGACATGGAAAAATGCTTCGGCGTGGCCATGAAAGGCAAGAACGACTGCGCCGCAGGTGCAGGCACTACCTGTGCCGGCACCGCAAAAATGGACTATCAGGCCAACGCCTGGAAACTCGTTCCTAAAGGCACCTGCGCTACCACTGAAAGCAAAACCTCGCCGACCGGTTTCGGTCAGATGGATGCCTTCAAAGCCAAGTCCTGA
- a CDS encoding ABC transporter ATP-binding protein translates to MLQFENVSTFYGKIQALHSVNVEVRQGEIVTLIGANGAGKSTLLMTLCGSPQAHSGSIRYMGEELVGQDSSQIMRKSIAVVPEGRRVFARLTVEENLSMGGFFTDKGDYQEQMDKVLGLFPRLKERFNQRGGTMSGGEQQMLAIGRALMSKPKLLLLDEPSLGLAPIIIQQIFDIIEQLRKDGVTVFLVEQNANQALKIADRAYVLENGRVVMQGTGEALLTDPKVREAYLGG, encoded by the coding sequence ATGCTGCAGTTCGAAAACGTTTCCACCTTCTACGGCAAGATCCAGGCCCTGCACAGCGTCAACGTCGAAGTCCGTCAGGGCGAGATCGTGACCCTGATCGGCGCCAACGGTGCCGGCAAGTCCACGCTGCTGATGACGCTCTGCGGTTCGCCGCAGGCGCACAGCGGCAGCATCCGTTACATGGGTGAGGAACTGGTCGGCCAGGACTCGTCGCAGATCATGCGCAAGAGCATCGCCGTGGTGCCGGAAGGTCGTCGGGTGTTTGCCCGTCTGACCGTTGAAGAAAACCTGTCCATGGGCGGTTTCTTCACCGACAAGGGCGACTATCAGGAGCAAATGGACAAGGTCCTCGGCCTGTTCCCGCGCCTGAAAGAACGCTTCAACCAGCGCGGCGGCACCATGTCCGGCGGCGAACAGCAAATGCTCGCCATCGGCCGTGCGCTGATGAGCAAGCCGAAACTGCTGCTGCTCGACGAGCCGTCGCTGGGCCTGGCACCGATCATCATCCAGCAGATCTTCGACATCATCGAACAACTGCGCAAGGACGGTGTGACGGTGTTCCTGGTCGAGCAGAATGCCAACCAGGCGCTGAAAATCGCTGACCGCGCGTACGTTCTGGAGAACGGTCGTGTGGTCATGCAAGGCACCGGTGAAGCATTGTTGACCGACCCGAAAGTACGCGAGGCGTACCTCGGCGGTTGA
- the livG gene encoding high-affinity branched-chain amino acid ABC transporter ATP-binding protein LivG, with protein MSREILKVENLSMRFGGLLAVNGVALTVKEKQVVALIGPNGAGKTTVFNCLTGFYQPTGGSILLDGEPIQGLPGHKIALKGVVRTFQNVRLFKDMTAVENLLIAQHRHLNTNFLAGLFKTPAFRKSEREAMEFAEYWLEKVNLKEFANRTAGTLAYGQQRRLEIARCMMTRPRILMLDEPAAGLNPKETEDLKALIGVLREEHNVTVLLIEHDMKLVMSISDHIVVINQGTPLADGTPEQIRDNPEVIKAYLGEA; from the coding sequence ATGAGCCGCGAGATCCTTAAAGTCGAAAACCTGAGCATGCGCTTCGGCGGCTTGCTGGCGGTCAACGGCGTGGCCCTGACCGTCAAAGAGAAACAGGTGGTGGCACTGATCGGGCCCAACGGCGCCGGCAAGACCACCGTGTTCAACTGCCTGACCGGTTTCTATCAGCCAACCGGCGGTAGCATCCTTTTGGACGGCGAGCCGATTCAAGGCCTGCCGGGCCACAAGATCGCCCTCAAAGGCGTTGTGCGGACCTTCCAGAACGTGCGCCTGTTCAAGGACATGACGGCGGTCGAGAACCTGTTGATCGCCCAGCACCGTCACCTGAACACCAACTTCCTGGCCGGCCTGTTCAAGACCCCGGCGTTCCGCAAAAGCGAGCGCGAGGCCATGGAGTTTGCCGAGTACTGGCTGGAAAAGGTCAACCTCAAAGAGTTCGCCAACCGTACCGCCGGCACCCTGGCTTACGGTCAGCAACGACGTCTGGAAATCGCTCGCTGCATGATGACCCGTCCACGGATCCTCATGCTCGACGAACCGGCCGCCGGCCTGAACCCGAAAGAAACCGAAGACCTCAAGGCGCTGATCGGCGTGCTGCGTGAAGAGCACAACGTCACCGTGCTGTTGATCGAACACGACATGAAACTGGTCATGAGCATTTCCGACCACATCGTCGTGATCAACCAGGGCACGCCTCTGGCTGACGGCACGCCGGAACAGATCCGCGACAATCCTGAAGTGATCAAAGCCTACCTGGGGGAAGCGTAA
- a CDS encoding high-affinity branched-chain amino acid ABC transporter permease LivM, protein MTRNLKQALFSALLVWAVAYPVLGLKLTIVGINLEVHNTSPMILATIAICSVLMFLRVLFNQQISKAWKSSPGLPLIPAKASNFLTLPTTQRYFIIALIIGALVWPFFGSRGAVDIATLILIYVMLGLGLNIVVGLAGLLDLGYVGFYAVGAYSYALLSHYYGLSFWICLPIAGLMAATFGFLLGFPVLRLRGDYLAIVTLGFGEIIRLFLRNLTDITGGPNGISNIEKPTFFGLTFERKAAEGMQTFHEYFGLEYNSINKVIFLYLVALLLALAALFVINRLLRMPIGRAWEALREDEIACRALGLNPTIIKLSAFTLGAAFAGFAGSFFAARQGLVTPESFTFIESAIILAIVVLGGMGSQLGVILAAVVMILLPEMMREFSEYRMLMFGALMVLMMIWRPQGLLPMQRPHMELRK, encoded by the coding sequence ATGACTAGAAATCTTAAACAGGCGCTGTTCAGTGCGCTCTTGGTTTGGGCAGTTGCGTATCCTGTGCTCGGACTGAAACTGACCATCGTCGGCATCAACCTCGAAGTGCACAACACCAGCCCGATGATTCTGGCGACCATCGCCATCTGCTCGGTGCTGATGTTCCTGCGGGTGCTGTTCAACCAGCAGATCAGCAAGGCGTGGAAATCCTCGCCGGGCCTGCCGTTGATCCCGGCCAAGGCCAGCAACTTCCTGACCCTGCCGACCACGCAACGCTACTTCATCATTGCGCTGATCATCGGTGCACTGGTGTGGCCGTTCTTCGGCTCGCGTGGTGCGGTGGACATCGCAACCCTGATCCTGATCTACGTGATGCTTGGCCTCGGGCTGAACATCGTCGTCGGTCTGGCCGGTCTGCTCGACCTCGGTTACGTCGGCTTCTACGCCGTCGGCGCCTACAGCTACGCGCTGCTGTCGCACTACTACGGCTTGAGCTTCTGGATCTGCCTGCCGATTGCCGGCCTGATGGCGGCGACGTTCGGCTTCCTGCTGGGCTTCCCGGTGCTGCGTTTGCGCGGTGACTATCTGGCGATCGTGACCCTTGGTTTCGGCGAGATCATCCGTCTGTTCCTGCGTAACCTGACCGACATCACTGGCGGTCCGAACGGCATCAGCAACATCGAGAAACCGACGTTCTTCGGCCTGACTTTCGAACGTAAAGCAGCGGAAGGCATGCAGACCTTTCACGAATACTTCGGCCTCGAATACAACTCGATCAACAAGGTGATTTTCCTCTACCTCGTTGCCCTGTTGCTGGCGCTGGCGGCGCTGTTCGTCATCAACCGCCTGCTGCGCATGCCGATCGGCCGCGCGTGGGAAGCGCTGCGTGAGGATGAGATCGCCTGCCGTGCATTGGGTCTGAATCCGACGATCATCAAGTTGTCCGCGTTCACTCTCGGTGCTGCGTTCGCCGGTTTCGCCGGTAGCTTCTTCGCTGCCCGTCAGGGTCTGGTGACCCCGGAGTCGTTCACCTTCATCGAGTCGGCGATCATCCTCGCCATCGTCGTATTGGGTGGCATGGGCTCGCAGTTGGGCGTGATTCTGGCCGCTGTGGTAATGATCCTGCTGCCGGAAATGATGCGTGAGTTCAGCGAGTACCGCATGTTGATGTTCGGTGCGCTGATGGTGTTGATGATGATCTGGCGTCCACAAGGTCTGCTGCCGATGCAACGCCCACACATGGAGTTGCGAAAATGA